In the genome of Fusobacterium necrogenes, one region contains:
- a CDS encoding efflux RND transporter periplasmic adaptor subunit, protein MNKAKYLVFILMLIFVGCGKEKKVEVIEKPTKYVTTEEVKTRLINQIFRSDAVLEPKDKINHQTEKGGTIEKILKKNGDKVKKGELVMVLTDSATESAYFTAKANYASSKASMEIAKNNYEKFKKLYDEELVSYLEYINYENNYINAKGSYETAKANYESTKSDYDKLYRKADISGTIGNLFGKIGNKITAAETVFTVIDDSTMEAYVGFPAEWLNEIELGVEVEVKVPDIDKTLPGKIVEINPIADSDTKKFMIKVSIDNKEKSVKDGMYSFITIPAGKIESLSVSDEAIFVRNLLSYVYKVENGIATRVEIKTGATNLPYTQISSPELKEGDKIVVKGIFGLEEGDKVEETSIVK, encoded by the coding sequence ATGAATAAAGCTAAATATTTAGTTTTTATATTAATGTTAATATTTGTAGGATGTGGAAAAGAAAAGAAGGTAGAAGTGATAGAAAAACCTACCAAATATGTTACGACAGAAGAGGTTAAAACAAGACTGATAAATCAAATTTTTAGAAGTGATGCTGTTTTAGAACCTAAAGATAAAATTAATCATCAAACTGAAAAAGGTGGAACAATAGAGAAAATATTAAAGAAAAATGGTGATAAAGTAAAAAAAGGTGAGCTAGTAATGGTATTAACTGACAGTGCTACAGAATCAGCTTATTTTACAGCAAAAGCTAATTATGCTTCAAGTAAAGCTTCTATGGAGATAGCGAAAAATAATTATGAAAAATTTAAGAAATTATATGATGAAGAATTAGTTTCATATCTTGAATATATAAATTATGAGAATAATTATATTAACGCAAAAGGATCTTATGAAACAGCAAAAGCCAATTATGAATCGACAAAATCAGATTATGATAAATTATACAGAAAAGCTGATATTAGTGGAACGATAGGTAATTTATTTGGAAAGATTGGAAATAAGATAACAGCTGCAGAAACAGTATTTACTGTAATAGATGATAGTACTATGGAAGCATATGTAGGATTTCCAGCAGAATGGCTAAATGAAATTGAATTAGGGGTAGAAGTAGAGGTAAAAGTACCTGATATAGATAAAACATTACCAGGAAAAATAGTAGAGATAAATCCAATAGCCGACTCTGATACTAAGAAATTTATGATAAAAGTGTCTATTGATAATAAGGAAAAGAGCGTAAAGGATGGAATGTATTCATTCATAACTATACCAGCAGGAAAAATAGAGTCTCTTTCTGTAAGTGATGAAGCAATTTTTGTAAGAAATTTACTTTCATATGTATATAAGGTAGAAAATGGCATAGCTACTAGAGTAGAGATAAAAACTGGTGCAACTAATTTACCATATACACAAATAAGTTCGCCAGAATTAAAAGAGGGAGATAAGATAGTAGTAAAAGGCATTTTTGGCTTGGAAGAAGGAGATAAAGTAGAGGAAACTTCTATAGTAAAATAA
- a CDS encoding TolC family protein: MKRKLGLFLLLGCSVFARELTLEEAIQMAIDNSKEMQISQKDVETAKLNLGIAFKTALPSVVYNGSYSRSEYDRKITVEEKPSQRLENETKREVQAKGGYTQKITISQPIFKGGAILGGIQYAKAYRSIADLMYLDSQRNVRLETIQIYSDIVKSERDLEALMSSREELKATYDKQKAQLDLKLITKADLLKTEYSILEVDSQIIGTQNQITVQKENLKLKLGLPKTEELTVVEFDVPMYLSRNIDFQSDLNQALTESIDAIVARKYVDMADAQRKVAIADMLPQVSAFASYGVESDRRKYNTTMDDAEWRGGVQVTWNVFEFGKNYDNYKVAKISQEQEELREKISKDSIDINVTGAYLELIRMEKDRDSKGRALEAAMENYKMDKEKYAAGLISTIDFLASETQLREAKVGYNQVVIDYLYAFEKYRSMLI; the protein is encoded by the coding sequence ATGAAAAGAAAATTGGGATTATTTCTATTACTAGGTTGTTCAGTTTTTGCAAGAGAATTAACTCTTGAGGAAGCTATTCAAATGGCAATAGATAATAGCAAGGAGATGCAAATATCACAAAAAGATGTTGAAACGGCTAAATTAAATTTAGGCATAGCATTTAAGACTGCATTACCAAGTGTAGTTTATAATGGATCATATTCAAGAAGTGAGTATGATAGAAAAATTACAGTTGAAGAAAAACCTAGTCAGAGATTGGAAAATGAGACAAAAAGAGAGGTTCAAGCTAAAGGTGGATATACTCAAAAAATAACTATATCACAGCCTATTTTTAAAGGAGGAGCAATTTTAGGAGGAATTCAATATGCAAAAGCATATAGAAGTATTGCTGATCTTATGTATTTAGATTCTCAAAGAAATGTAAGATTAGAAACAATCCAAATATATTCTGATATAGTAAAAAGTGAGAGAGATTTAGAGGCTCTTATGTCATCTAGAGAAGAGTTGAAAGCTACTTATGATAAACAGAAAGCTCAATTGGATTTAAAGTTAATTACTAAGGCTGATCTTTTAAAAACAGAATATTCTATATTAGAAGTAGATTCTCAAATTATAGGGACTCAAAATCAAATAACAGTACAAAAAGAAAACTTAAAATTAAAATTAGGATTACCAAAAACAGAGGAGTTGACAGTAGTTGAATTTGATGTTCCGATGTATTTGAGTAGAAATATAGATTTTCAATCTGATTTAAATCAAGCTCTTACAGAGAGTATAGATGCTATAGTAGCTAGAAAATATGTTGATATGGCTGATGCTCAAAGAAAAGTTGCTATAGCTGATATGTTACCACAAGTTAGTGCCTTTGCAAGTTATGGAGTGGAGTCAGATAGAAGAAAGTACAATACTACAATGGATGATGCTGAATGGAGAGGAGGAGTTCAAGTAACATGGAATGTATTTGAATTTGGAAAGAATTATGATAATTATAAAGTGGCTAAAATATCTCAAGAGCAAGAAGAGTTGAGAGAAAAAATTTCTAAAGATAGTATAGATATAAATGTTACTGGAGCTTATTTAGAATTAATAAGAATGGAAAAAGATAGAGATTCAAAAGGAAGAGCTTTAGAAGCAGCAATGGAAAATTATAAAATGGATAAGGAAAAGTATGCAGCTGGACTTATTTCAACTATTGACTTTTTAGCTTCTGAAACACAGCTTAGAGAAGCAAAAGTCGGATATAATCAGGTAGTTATTGATTACTTATATGCATTTGAAAAATATAGAAGTATGTTGATCTAA
- a CDS encoding TetR/AcrR family transcriptional regulator: MGKRELIIYSMKKLILEKGYNNVTVEDITNDAGIAKGSFYTYFKNKSSVVDCILEEIIKKLNKRNFLDKRLSLTNSIKKIVLSRLKLEDDDLKDNLFLLNLFRNGGILESKTIDLLKIIDKIFLDALERLILFYSESVKLKREEARVYSKIINNIIFSYKVFTLFFSEKDNRYIVDINNIKNKYQSKEFEKNVEAISESILKILIY, from the coding sequence GTGGGAAAAAGAGAGTTAATAATATATTCAATGAAAAAACTAATTTTGGAAAAGGGGTACAATAATGTAACTGTAGAAGATATTACAAATGATGCGGGAATTGCTAAAGGCAGTTTTTATACATATTTTAAAAATAAGAGTTCAGTAGTTGACTGCATTTTAGAAGAGATAATTAAAAAATTAAATAAAAGAAATTTTTTAGATAAAAGATTAAGCTTGACAAATAGTATCAAAAAAATAGTGCTTTCTAGGTTAAAATTAGAAGATGATGATTTAAAAGATAATTTATTTCTACTAAATCTTTTTAGAAATGGAGGTATTTTAGAAAGTAAAACTATAGACTTATTAAAAATAATAGATAAGATCTTTTTAGATGCATTAGAGAGGCTAATTTTATTTTATTCTGAATCTGTAAAATTAAAGAGAGAAGAGGCTAGAGTTTATTCTAAAATAATAAATAATATAATATTTAGTTATAAAGTTTTTACTCTTTTTTTCTCTGAAAAAGATAATAGATATATAGTGGATATAAATAATATTAAAAATAAATATCAATCAAAAGAATTTGAAAAAAATGTAGAAGCAATATCGGAAAGTATTTTAAAAATTTTAATATATTAG
- a CDS encoding sensor histidine kinase has translation MKKIFYKIFIYFCLAAYLPLLLIYLFNFFYVDKYITENKKRDLIEVAETINIDEIKKEDREEKKYSKNGDEIYVKYINFLKKSRGGEFLRILNKSEGKFDIKNMNLNEYVIKTVNLSSVSNHFFLIKKISDYEIIAVVGETIVPGVVTAIMLEIYKHYSLLIILVLFLVSYILSKKFSEPIEILEKVSSQISNSNFTDEVEIKSKNELGSLGNNINKIAKQLQNNIKELSLLNKKLREELLEKEKILETEKIFMRAIGHELKTPIAIINGYIEALQDDMINENEIKKTYDIIYKEGMSINKIVNDINDYLKFGFKHGKINLVKCNINSLLNIILEKYYLDINQRGIKLKKYCDDVQIETDIKFMEIILNNLITNAITYVDENKKIEVELNENYLRISNSSEYIEEEILKKIFNPFYKIDKSRSRKYGGTGLGLSIVKNLLEFLKLEYSFVYDEKRKFVVFTINLKKDIDS, from the coding sequence ATGAAGAAAATATTTTATAAGATATTTATTTACTTTTGTTTAGCAGCCTATCTTCCATTGCTTTTAATATATCTTTTTAATTTTTTTTATGTAGATAAGTATATAACTGAAAATAAAAAAAGAGATTTAATTGAAGTAGCAGAAACTATTAATATTGATGAAATAAAAAAAGAAGATAGAGAAGAGAAAAAATATAGTAAAAATGGTGATGAGATTTATGTTAAATATATAAATTTTTTGAAAAAAAGTAGAGGAGGAGAATTTTTAAGGATATTAAATAAATCAGAAGGTAAGTTTGATATAAAAAATATGAATTTAAATGAATATGTTATAAAAACAGTAAATCTTTCATCTGTAAGTAATCATTTTTTTTTGATAAAAAAGATATCTGATTATGAGATTATAGCAGTAGTGGGAGAGACAATAGTTCCAGGTGTTGTAACTGCAATAATGTTGGAAATTTATAAACATTATAGTTTATTGATAATTCTAGTATTATTTTTAGTCTCCTATATACTTTCTAAAAAGTTTTCAGAACCTATAGAAATTTTAGAAAAGGTATCTAGCCAAATATCTAATTCAAACTTTACGGATGAAGTTGAAATAAAATCTAAAAATGAATTGGGAAGTTTAGGAAATAATATCAATAAAATTGCTAAGCAGTTACAGAATAATATAAAAGAATTAAGTCTCTTAAATAAAAAGTTAAGAGAAGAATTATTAGAAAAAGAAAAGATTTTAGAAACAGAAAAAATTTTTATGAGGGCGATAGGTCATGAATTAAAAACACCAATAGCTATAATAAATGGCTATATAGAGGCTTTACAAGATGATATGATAAATGAAAATGAAATAAAAAAAACTTATGATATTATTTATAAAGAAGGAATGAGTATTAATAAGATAGTAAATGATATAAATGATTATTTAAAATTTGGATTTAAACATGGGAAAATAAATTTAGTAAAATGTAACATAAATTCTCTTTTAAATATTATATTAGAAAAATATTATTTGGATATAAATCAAAGAGGAATAAAATTAAAAAAGTATTGTGATGATGTTCAAATTGAAACAGATATAAAGTTTATGGAGATAATTTTGAATAATCTTATAACTAATGCTATAACATATGTTGATGAAAATAAAAAAATTGAGGTAGAACTAAATGAAAATTATTTAAGAATTTCTAATAGTTCAGAATATATAGAGGAAGAAATTTTAAAGAAAATTTTTAATCCGTTTTATAAAATAGATAAATCTAGGAGTAGGAAATATGGTGGAACTGGATTAGGACTTTCAATAGTAAAAAATTTGTTAGAGTTTTTAAAATTGGAGTATAGTTTTGTATATGATGAAAAAAGAAAATTTGTAGTTTTTACAATAAATTTAAAAAAAGATATTGACTCTTAA
- a CDS encoding response regulator transcription factor, with protein MRKILIVDDEEQIRNILRMYLVKEGYEVSEAEDGEKGLKLFYEKPFDLVILDVMLPKKDGWSILREIKKYTEIPVIMLTARDDSEDEVFGFEMGADDYITKPFNNKILLARVKSLLKKVGSIADSITEIGDLIINDTSHSIRNMNGEIELAPKEYELLIYLVKNNKIALSREKLLNEVWGYDFLGDDRTVDTHIKNLRKKIGKDAIKTIRGIGYKLDL; from the coding sequence TTGAGAAAAATATTGATAGTAGATGATGAAGAACAGATAAGAAATATACTTAGAATGTATCTAGTTAAAGAGGGATATGAAGTAAGTGAAGCGGAAGATGGTGAAAAGGGATTGAAACTTTTCTATGAAAAACCATTTGATTTAGTTATATTAGATGTAATGCTACCTAAAAAAGATGGTTGGAGTATTTTAAGAGAAATAAAAAAGTATACAGAAATTCCAGTTATTATGCTAACTGCTAGAGATGATAGTGAAGATGAAGTATTTGGGTTTGAGATGGGAGCAGATGATTATATTACTAAACCTTTTAATAATAAAATTTTATTAGCTAGAGTGAAATCGCTTTTAAAGAAAGTGGGGAGTATAGCTGATTCCATAACTGAGATAGGAGATTTAATAATAAATGATACATCTCACAGTATAAGAAATATGAATGGAGAAATAGAGCTAGCTCCGAAGGAATATGAATTATTAATATATCTTGTGAAAAATAATAAAATAGCTTTAAGTAGAGAAAAGTTATTAAATGAAGTATGGGGGTATGATTTTTTAGGAGATGATAGGACAGTAGATACTCATATAAAAAATCTTAGAAAGAAAATAGGAAAGGATGCTATAAAAACTATAAGAGGAATAGGGTATAAATTAGATTTATAA
- the rbr gene encoding rubrerythrin, translating to MELKGSKTEKNLMTAFAGESEARNKYSYYSSKAKKDGYVQISKIFEETANNEKEHAKLWFKLLKGGEIPSTIDNLLDAAEGENYEWTDMYATFAKEAREEGFIDIAKAFEGVAKIEKRHEERYRKLLENIKKEMVFEREESVAWECMNCGHVHYAKKAPKECPVCKHPGGYFMIEPKNY from the coding sequence ATGGAATTAAAAGGAAGTAAAACTGAAAAAAATCTTATGACAGCCTTTGCTGGAGAATCTGAAGCTAGAAATAAATATAGCTATTATTCTTCAAAAGCTAAAAAAGATGGATATGTTCAAATATCTAAAATTTTCGAAGAAACTGCAAACAATGAAAAAGAACATGCTAAACTTTGGTTTAAATTATTAAAAGGTGGGGAAATTCCTTCTACAATAGATAATCTTTTAGATGCTGCTGAAGGAGAAAATTATGAATGGACTGATATGTATGCTACCTTTGCAAAAGAAGCTAGAGAAGAAGGTTTCATAGATATTGCAAAAGCTTTTGAAGGTGTTGCAAAAATAGAAAAAAGGCATGAGGAAAGATATAGAAAATTATTGGAAAATATCAAAAAAGAAATGGTATTTGAAAGAGAAGAGTCAGTAGCTTGGGAATGCATGAATTGTGGACATGTTCACTATGCTAAAAAAGCTCCTAAGGAATGTCCTGTTTGTAAGCATCCAGGTGGATACTTCATGATCGAACCTAAAAACTATTAA
- the fliB gene encoding flagellin lysine-N-methylase, protein MDIKNFQYILVPNILRNYKCSSSGECCKSKWRIDIDKASYDKTKLFLEKEKENIDDYMEKSSNGGYVTKFANGYCKLITEDKLCRVHRDFGWDCLSDTCKVYPRILKLTSRGMEMSLVFSCASSAKLLLTEEEFKIIKVKKEDLFFMKPHTVNFMIPENNLPTSPGSRYFELEDFMIKLTNLKGELGLKLEYMYKILQEYYESQEIQKFNFEQKLLEFKKYQRSIVDDDKVNDMIIKIVLEKETAGYKSVANEYINLFKNLKLKKDLKSSSVHFRENSFSFSLEDLRELKQKWNHRYENVLKNYLSCFIFNKEFYNYMHYPMFKMLILAVMLKTKILLSIEYLGRDLTDDELIFVIKTHDNDFSHGSNFFSDFYSSGKYEMSVDEYIKKLLTVLY, encoded by the coding sequence ATGGATATAAAAAATTTTCAATATATCTTAGTACCAAATATTTTAAGAAATTATAAATGCTCATCTTCTGGTGAATGTTGTAAAAGTAAATGGAGAATAGACATAGATAAAGCTTCATATGATAAAACTAAACTCTTTCTTGAAAAAGAAAAAGAAAATATAGATGATTATATGGAAAAATCTTCAAATGGTGGATATGTTACAAAATTTGCTAATGGTTATTGTAAGCTTATAACTGAAGATAAATTATGTAGAGTTCATAGAGATTTTGGATGGGATTGTCTAAGTGATACTTGTAAAGTTTATCCTAGAATTTTAAAGCTTACTAGTAGAGGTATGGAAATGTCTCTTGTTTTTTCGTGTGCTTCATCAGCAAAATTATTATTAACAGAAGAAGAATTTAAAATAATAAAAGTAAAAAAAGAAGATTTGTTTTTTATGAAACCCCATACTGTAAATTTTATGATTCCTGAAAATAATCTTCCTACTTCCCCTGGATCTAGATATTTTGAATTAGAAGATTTTATGATTAAGCTTACTAATTTAAAAGGAGAATTAGGCCTTAAATTAGAGTACATGTATAAAATTTTACAAGAATACTATGAAAGTCAAGAAATACAAAAGTTTAATTTTGAACAAAAATTGCTTGAGTTCAAAAAATATCAAAGAAGTATAGTTGATGATGATAAAGTCAATGATATGATTATAAAGATTGTTTTAGAAAAAGAAACAGCTGGGTATAAATCAGTAGCAAATGAATATATAAATCTTTTTAAAAATTTAAAATTAAAGAAAGATTTAAAATCAAGTAGTGTCCATTTTAGAGAAAATTCATTTTCATTTTCATTAGAAGATCTAAGAGAGCTTAAACAAAAATGGAATCATAGGTATGAAAATGTATTAAAAAACTACTTATCTTGTTTTATTTTCAATAAAGAATTTTATAATTATATGCATTATCCTATGTTTAAAATGTTAATATTAGCTGTAATGTTAAAAACTAAAATTTTACTAAGTATTGAGTATTTAGGAAGAGATTTAACAGATGATGAATTGATCTTTGTAATAAAAACTCATGACAACGATTTCTCTCATGGAAGTAATTTTTTCTCAGATTTCTATAGTAGTGGAAAATATGAAATGAGTGTAGATGAATATATAAAAAAATTATTAACTGTATTGTATTAA